A window of the Lysinibacillus irui genome harbors these coding sequences:
- a CDS encoding 5-bromo-4-chloroindolyl phosphate hydrolysis family protein — protein MLSVGQFFSRHSASFLISLTTVSIAAIAANPGFFLGGLLFAGSYATSTTLLKHRQKKKVMQIAGITKEEFKHIETQLSTANKHIQTLSQNYLRVRSVSAFKQLLEMTRISKNIVKIVKTDPRKFYNVEPFFYAHLPSAVELTDKYTMLSRQPVKDKEIQLTLSKTRETLTDLNDTIQIDLKDALANDIDHLQMEIEFANRSNLRRREQLDWRGDDK, from the coding sequence ATGCTTAGTGTCGGACAGTTTTTCTCTAGACATAGTGCCAGCTTTCTTATTTCGCTTACAACTGTTTCTATCGCAGCAATTGCGGCAAATCCTGGATTCTTCCTTGGTGGTTTACTGTTTGCGGGTTCATATGCGACGAGTACAACGTTGCTGAAACATAGACAAAAAAAGAAGGTCATGCAAATAGCAGGTATCACAAAAGAAGAGTTCAAGCATATTGAAACACAATTATCTACAGCCAATAAGCATATTCAAACATTAAGTCAAAACTATTTACGTGTCCGTTCTGTATCTGCTTTTAAACAACTTCTTGAGATGACACGTATCTCAAAAAATATTGTTAAAATTGTGAAGACAGACCCGCGAAAGTTTTATAATGTGGAACCATTTTTCTATGCGCATTTACCTTCTGCGGTGGAATTAACGGATAAATATACAATGCTTTCAAGGCAGCCTGTGAAGGATAAGGAAATTCAATTGACGTTATCCAAAACACGTGAAACTCTTACCGATTTAAATGATACAATACAAATTGATTTAAAGGATGCGCTTGCTAATGATATCGATCATCTGCAAATGGAGATCGAGTTCGCAAATCGCTCCAATTTAAGACGTAGAGAACAATTGGACTGGCGAGGCGATGATAAATGA
- a CDS encoding 2-oxoglutarate dehydrogenase E1 component, whose protein sequence is MSNNVTTVSSPWSAFSGPNLGYVMEQYDLFLQSPEEVEPELVSLFQQFGAPVVVEGEVAVASHTAAAPAGDYKKVLAAVKLADTIRTRGHLAADIYPLKNRELQTAQIEESAFNLSAADLAEIPAAIFFKDVPANVKNGKDAIDYLKAIYTDKVAFEYGHVVATEERDWIQAQIESGLFKQALSPDEKKALLDRLTRVENFEKFIHKTFVGQKRFSGEGLDTQIVLFDEIIKTAEAKNVENVRIGMAHRGRLNVLTHILNKPYDMMFSDFAHVSNDLFMPEHGRLEITKGWTGDVKYHMGASYNRESGMNVKLAYNPSHLEVGNPVVLGATRATQDDTSKPGQPVFDRTKGLGILVHGDAAFPGQGIVTEVLNFAKTEGFTTGGTIHIIANNMIGFTTEHYDSRSSVYSSDPAKGYEVPVIHVNADSPEAVAQVGRFAANYRQTFGKDIIVDLVGYRRHGHNETDDPTVTNPETYKLVSKHETVRALYGAQLVAEGLVSTDDVAALDTAIYAEMQAAYDHVKEMADKDDHHQLEMPEELKVDFPQIDTAVGAERLEKINEELLVFEENFEPQKKLGKILEKRRDAYASAKIDWGHAETLAYATIIQDGTPVRFTGQDAQRGTFSQRHLVLHDKNNGNVFTPLHHISGANASFTVHNSPLTEAGVVGFEYGYNLENSHVLTVWEAQFGDFANMAQVMFDNFISGARSKWGQKSGLVILLPHGYEGQGPEHSSSRMERYLQMSAENNWFVANCSNAGNYYHLLRRQAALLGTEGVRPLVVVSPKSLLRHPLAAANAEQLANGSFQEVIEQPGLGAKPEAVERIVLGTGKVMIDLADRVKDGEGFDHLHIIRVEQLYPFPKEQVAGIIAKYPNVKEIVWVQEEPKNQGSWNYALETLYELSEGKKLRYVGRPAMSSTSEGDADSHKAAQSALIEEAVAEPVKVK, encoded by the coding sequence ATGTCGAACAACGTTACAACTGTAAGTTCTCCATGGTCAGCTTTCTCTGGTCCTAACTTAGGATATGTGATGGAGCAATACGACTTATTCTTACAGTCTCCTGAAGAAGTAGAACCGGAGTTAGTATCTTTATTCCAACAATTTGGTGCACCAGTAGTAGTAGAAGGTGAAGTAGCTGTAGCTAGTCATACAGCAGCGGCTCCTGCTGGCGATTACAAAAAAGTGTTAGCCGCTGTAAAATTAGCAGACACAATCCGTACACGCGGTCATTTAGCGGCAGATATTTATCCACTGAAAAACCGTGAACTACAAACAGCTCAAATTGAAGAAAGCGCGTTCAACTTAAGCGCTGCAGATTTAGCTGAAATTCCTGCAGCAATCTTCTTCAAAGATGTGCCAGCAAACGTGAAAAATGGTAAGGATGCAATTGACTATTTAAAAGCTATTTATACAGATAAAGTAGCATTTGAATATGGTCACGTAGTAGCTACAGAAGAACGTGATTGGATTCAAGCGCAAATCGAATCAGGCTTATTTAAACAAGCATTATCTCCTGATGAGAAAAAAGCCTTATTAGATCGTTTAACTCGCGTTGAAAATTTCGAGAAATTTATTCATAAAACTTTTGTAGGACAAAAGCGTTTCTCTGGTGAGGGCTTAGATACGCAAATCGTTCTTTTTGATGAAATCATTAAAACAGCAGAAGCGAAAAACGTGGAAAACGTACGTATTGGTATGGCACACCGTGGTCGCTTAAATGTTTTAACTCACATTTTAAATAAACCGTATGACATGATGTTCTCTGACTTTGCACATGTTTCTAATGATTTATTTATGCCAGAACATGGTCGCCTTGAAATCACAAAAGGTTGGACAGGTGATGTTAAATACCACATGGGTGCTTCTTACAACCGTGAATCAGGTATGAATGTGAAATTGGCTTACAACCCTTCTCACTTAGAAGTTGGAAATCCAGTGGTACTTGGTGCGACTCGTGCAACACAAGATGATACGTCTAAACCAGGTCAACCTGTTTTCGATCGTACAAAAGGCTTAGGCATTCTTGTACATGGTGACGCTGCATTCCCAGGTCAAGGGATTGTAACGGAAGTGTTAAACTTCGCTAAAACAGAAGGCTTTACAACAGGTGGTACAATCCACATTATCGCAAACAATATGATCGGGTTCACAACTGAACATTATGATTCTCGTTCTTCTGTGTACTCTTCTGACCCTGCTAAAGGCTATGAAGTACCAGTAATCCATGTGAACGCGGACAGCCCAGAGGCAGTGGCACAAGTGGGTCGCTTTGCAGCTAACTACCGTCAAACATTTGGCAAAGATATTATCGTAGACCTAGTAGGTTACCGTCGTCATGGTCATAATGAAACAGATGACCCAACTGTAACAAACCCAGAAACATATAAATTAGTTTCAAAACATGAAACAGTACGTGCATTATATGGTGCACAATTAGTGGCAGAAGGTCTTGTATCTACTGATGATGTAGCAGCTTTAGATACAGCTATCTATGCAGAAATGCAAGCAGCCTATGACCATGTAAAAGAAATGGCAGATAAAGATGATCATCATCAATTAGAAATGCCAGAAGAATTAAAAGTAGATTTCCCACAAATTGATACAGCGGTTGGTGCGGAACGTTTAGAAAAAATCAATGAAGAGCTACTAGTGTTTGAAGAAAACTTTGAGCCTCAGAAAAAGCTTGGTAAAATTTTAGAAAAACGTCGTGATGCTTATGCGTCAGCAAAAATCGACTGGGGTCATGCGGAAACTTTAGCATATGCAACAATTATCCAAGATGGCACACCAGTACGTTTTACAGGTCAAGATGCACAGCGTGGTACATTCTCTCAACGTCACTTAGTACTACATGATAAAAACAATGGCAATGTATTCACACCACTTCACCATATTTCTGGTGCGAACGCATCCTTTACAGTACACAACTCACCACTGACAGAAGCAGGGGTAGTAGGCTTTGAGTATGGTTACAACCTAGAAAACAGCCATGTATTAACTGTCTGGGAAGCACAATTCGGTGACTTTGCGAATATGGCGCAAGTGATGTTTGATAACTTTATTTCAGGGGCACGCTCTAAATGGGGTCAAAAATCTGGCTTAGTGATCCTTTTACCACATGGTTATGAAGGTCAAGGTCCAGAGCACTCTTCAAGCCGTATGGAACGTTATTTACAAATGTCAGCTGAAAATAACTGGTTTGTAGCAAACTGTTCAAACGCAGGCAACTACTACCACTTATTACGCCGTCAAGCAGCGTTATTAGGTACTGAAGGGGTACGTCCACTTGTAGTCGTATCACCAAAATCATTATTACGTCATCCATTAGCAGCCGCTAATGCTGAGCAATTAGCAAATGGTTCATTCCAAGAAGTGATTGAACAACCAGGTTTAGGTGCTAAACCAGAAGCTGTAGAACGCATCGTTTTAGGTACAGGTAAAGTGATGATCGATTTAGCCGATCGCGTGAAAGACGGAGAAGGCTTCGATCACTTACACATTATTCGTGTAGAACAACTTTACCCATTCCCAAAAGAGCAAGTTGCTGGTATTATTGCTAAGTATCCTAATGTGAAAGAAATTGTTTGGGTACAAGAAGAACCTAAAAACCAAGGCTCATGGAATTATGCATTAGAAACATTATATGAACTTTCAGAAGGTAAAAAGCTTCGCTATGTAGGTCGTCCTGCAATGAGCTCAACTTCTGAAGGGGACGCAGATTCTCATAAAGCTGCACAATCGGCATTAATTGAAGAAGCAGTTGCTGAGCCAGTAAAGGTTAAATAA
- a CDS encoding transporter substrate-binding domain-containing protein, whose translation MKRKWLLVMISIMTAIVLAACGTSDKKDGGSGDAGADKEEGGGEFRIGMEAGYPPFNWTQQDDANGAVKIADNAEYAGGYDVQMAKKIAEGLGKELVIVKMEWDGLVPALQSNKIDAIIAGMSPTEERKKTIDFTENYYTSDFVMVIKKGSKYEGAKSIQDFSGAKITSQLNTSNYTVIDQIKGVDKQTAMESFPAMRVALEAGKIDGYVAERPEGISAAAANDKFTYVAFEEGFDTDLSNTSIAVGLRKEDANREKINEILKGITEDDRQAIMEEAIKNQPAAQ comes from the coding sequence ATGAAAAGAAAATGGTTGTTAGTAATGATCTCTATCATGACAGCAATTGTGCTAGCTGCATGTGGCACTAGCGACAAAAAAGACGGCGGTTCAGGTGATGCTGGCGCGGACAAGGAAGAAGGCGGCGGTGAATTCCGCATTGGAATGGAGGCTGGCTACCCACCATTCAACTGGACACAGCAGGACGATGCTAATGGCGCGGTAAAAATTGCTGATAATGCAGAGTATGCAGGCGGCTATGATGTACAAATGGCGAAAAAAATCGCTGAAGGCTTAGGCAAAGAGCTAGTTATCGTAAAAATGGAATGGGACGGCTTAGTACCAGCGCTACAATCAAACAAAATTGATGCAATCATTGCGGGTATGTCACCAACAGAAGAACGTAAGAAAACAATCGACTTTACTGAAAACTACTACACGTCGGATTTCGTAATGGTGATTAAAAAGGGTAGCAAATATGAAGGGGCAAAATCAATTCAAGATTTCTCTGGTGCAAAAATTACATCCCAATTAAATACATCGAACTACACAGTTATTGATCAAATTAAAGGTGTAGACAAACAAACTGCTATGGAAAGCTTCCCGGCAATGCGTGTCGCTTTAGAGGCTGGCAAAATTGATGGTTATGTAGCAGAACGTCCAGAAGGAATTTCCGCTGCAGCAGCGAACGATAAGTTCACATATGTTGCATTTGAAGAAGGCTTTGATACAGATCTTTCTAACACTTCAATTGCTGTAGGTTTACGCAAAGAAGATGCAAATCGTGAAAAAATTAACGAAATATTAAAAGGTATTACAGAGGACGATCGTCAAGCCATTATGGAAGAAGCGATTAAGAATCAACCAGCAGCACAATAA
- a CDS encoding toxic anion resistance protein: MTANEHAFQLNTIPGLSPLVQSYLETTPQNEAMATYETLSPLAQSRALLYASQIDLTDFESLLSLGQDSQRALSQFADRMLAQVKQKDVTKIGQMLDSLMQTLDRVDPTALEPKKQTFFKKMFGKTEPSVKQTLTEFERISIQVERIGVQLERAQLQLIKDVENLEALYNHNRGFFEELATAIAAGQMKKQQAIEVELPAQIMSIQASKQPLAIQQLNDFAAQIERLDQRIYDLQVSQQVALQTAPQIRMIQQANQTLAEKIEFSIVTLIPLWKNQLAMMLSMHMDQHYARLEERLSKTHDRFTSPSFEQQVSKFKETQHELQTAIKDVFALHTATEQEKQQLQDVAGAQGYQRD, from the coding sequence ATGACGGCTAATGAACACGCATTTCAACTTAATACCATACCTGGACTTTCTCCACTAGTCCAATCCTACTTAGAAACAACTCCACAAAATGAGGCGATGGCGACATATGAAACGCTATCGCCTCTTGCACAAAGTCGTGCATTACTATATGCCAGTCAAATCGATTTAACTGATTTTGAATCATTGCTATCTCTTGGGCAAGATTCGCAGCGAGCCTTATCTCAATTTGCGGATCGAATGCTTGCACAGGTGAAGCAAAAGGACGTTACTAAAATTGGGCAAATGCTTGATTCCTTAATGCAGACACTAGATCGAGTAGACCCAACAGCTTTAGAGCCAAAGAAGCAAACGTTCTTCAAAAAAATGTTTGGTAAAACAGAGCCCTCGGTCAAGCAAACGTTAACAGAATTTGAGCGTATTAGTATTCAGGTAGAACGTATTGGTGTTCAACTAGAACGTGCACAGCTCCAGCTGATTAAAGATGTGGAAAACTTAGAAGCACTTTATAACCATAATCGAGGATTTTTTGAGGAACTGGCTACTGCCATTGCAGCAGGTCAAATGAAAAAACAACAAGCTATTGAAGTAGAGCTACCAGCACAAATAATGAGTATCCAAGCAAGCAAACAGCCGCTCGCTATTCAGCAGCTCAATGATTTTGCTGCGCAAATTGAACGATTGGACCAACGTATTTATGATTTACAAGTATCTCAGCAAGTAGCCCTGCAAACGGCTCCTCAGATACGGATGATTCAACAAGCTAATCAAACGTTAGCCGAAAAAATTGAGTTCTCAATTGTTACGCTAATTCCGCTATGGAAAAACCAACTGGCAATGATGCTATCGATGCATATGGATCAGCACTATGCCCGACTAGAGGAACGGTTATCAAAGACACATGATCGTTTTACAAGTCCATCTTTTGAACAGCAAGTTTCAAAATTTAAAGAAACACAGCATGAATTACAAACAGCAATTAAGGATGTCTTTGCTTTGCATACGGCAACCGAACAAGAGAAACAACAGCTGCAAGATGTAGCGGGTGCTCAAGGCTATCAGCGAGATTAA
- the odhB gene encoding 2-oxoglutarate dehydrogenase complex dihydrolipoyllysine-residue succinyltransferase, whose translation MAEIKVPELAESITEGSIAQWVKKVGDRVEKGEFIVELETDKVNAEIISEEAGVLTQILAEEGDTVLVGQVIAVVEAGEGAAPAPAAAPAEAAPAPAAPQAAPAPAAAAPVVEETSGERVIASPAARRLAREKGIDLAAVSPVDPQGRVRVQDVAAHGTAPAAAVAPTPVVTTGGPVVFTPAANSDRVTIEKMSRRRQTIAKRLLEVKQSTAMLTTFNEIDMTNIMALRKRKQEEFVKANDIKLGFMSFFTKAVVAALKKYPYVNAQIVGDEIHLNNFFDIGIAVSTEEGLVVPVVRDANSKNFAEIEKDIANLATKARDKKLGLNDMAGGSFTITNGGVFGSLMSTPIMNGTQAGILGMHSIVNRPVAVNGEVQIRPMMYVALSYDHRIIDGKDSVGFLKTVKELIENPEDLLLNS comes from the coding sequence GTGGCTGAAATTAAAGTCCCTGAATTAGCAGAATCGATTACAGAAGGTAGTATCGCACAGTGGGTTAAAAAAGTGGGCGATCGCGTTGAAAAAGGTGAATTCATCGTTGAACTTGAAACAGATAAAGTAAACGCTGAAATCATTTCTGAAGAAGCAGGTGTATTAACACAAATTTTAGCTGAAGAAGGCGATACTGTACTAGTTGGTCAAGTTATCGCAGTAGTAGAAGCAGGCGAAGGCGCAGCACCTGCACCAGCAGCGGCTCCAGCTGAAGCAGCTCCAGCTCCAGCAGCACCACAAGCAGCTCCTGCACCAGCGGCAGCAGCTCCAGTAGTAGAAGAAACTTCTGGTGAGCGTGTTATCGCATCTCCAGCAGCACGTCGTCTTGCACGTGAAAAAGGTATTGACCTTGCAGCAGTATCTCCAGTAGATCCACAAGGTCGCGTACGTGTACAAGATGTAGCAGCACACGGAACTGCACCAGCGGCAGCAGTAGCACCTACACCAGTAGTAACTACAGGTGGCCCAGTTGTATTCACACCAGCAGCTAATTCTGATCGTGTAACAATTGAAAAAATGAGCCGTCGTCGTCAAACAATTGCAAAACGTTTATTAGAAGTTAAACAATCAACAGCTATGTTAACAACATTCAACGAAATTGACATGACAAACATCATGGCACTTCGTAAACGTAAACAAGAAGAGTTTGTGAAAGCAAACGACATCAAACTTGGTTTCATGTCATTCTTCACAAAAGCTGTTGTTGCAGCACTGAAAAAATACCCATACGTAAACGCTCAAATCGTTGGCGATGAAATTCATTTAAATAACTTCTTCGATATCGGTATCGCTGTATCAACTGAAGAAGGTTTAGTAGTACCAGTTGTACGTGATGCAAACAGCAAAAACTTCGCTGAAATCGAAAAAGATATTGCTAACTTAGCGACAAAAGCTCGTGATAAAAAATTAGGCTTAAATGATATGGCTGGTGGATCATTCACAATCACAAACGGTGGTGTATTCGGTTCATTAATGTCAACACCAATTATGAACGGTACTCAAGCTGGTATTTTAGGTATGCATTCTATTGTTAACCGTCCAGTTGCTGTAAATGGGGAAGTTCAAATCCGTCCAATGATGTATGTAGCACTTTCTTACGATCACCGTATCATCGATGGAAAAGATTCAGTAGGATTCTTAAAAACAGTTAAAGAATTAATTGAAAACCCAGAAGATTTATTATTAAATTCATAA
- a CDS encoding acylphosphatase, which translates to MNKRASIKFFGDVYGTGYRFFIKQKAIELGLKGYCRLNNAEQIEVEVEGSEKALNEFLLFVQKGVSPQADSNSFSLEMYDDLKGYIRMESDIV; encoded by the coding sequence GTGAACAAACGAGCAAGTATCAAATTTTTTGGTGATGTATACGGCACAGGTTATCGTTTCTTTATCAAACAAAAGGCTATTGAATTAGGATTAAAAGGATACTGTCGACTAAATAATGCTGAGCAAATTGAGGTCGAAGTGGAAGGCTCTGAAAAAGCACTCAATGAATTCCTCCTTTTTGTCCAAAAAGGCGTCAGTCCACAAGCTGATTCCAATTCCTTTTCATTAGAAATGTACGATGATTTAAAAGGCTATATACGAATGGAGTCAGACATTGTTTAG
- a CDS encoding amino acid ABC transporter ATP-binding protein, with translation MAVIKIEHLSKSFGRNQVLKDVNFQVEKGEVVCLIGSSGSGKSTLLRCINLLETPSGGQIIYQGEDILDEKHNIQEYRTHLGMVFQQFNLFNNHNVLSNCTVGQIKVLKRSKKEAEETALKYLKIVGMDQYVNAKPRQLSGGQKQRVAIARALSMNPEVMLFDEPTSALDPEMVGEVLKVMRQLADAGNTMLIVTHEMEFAKEVADRVVFMDKGVIVEEGPPSQVLVNPQHERTKEFLKRTLK, from the coding sequence ATGGCAGTCATTAAAATCGAACATTTAAGTAAATCATTTGGACGTAACCAAGTGTTAAAAGATGTGAATTTCCAAGTGGAAAAAGGCGAGGTTGTTTGTTTAATTGGTTCCTCTGGTTCTGGTAAGTCTACACTACTTCGTTGCATAAATTTATTAGAAACACCAAGTGGCGGGCAAATAATTTATCAGGGAGAAGACATCCTAGATGAAAAGCACAATATCCAAGAATATCGTACCCATCTAGGAATGGTATTCCAGCAGTTCAATTTATTTAATAATCATAATGTGTTAAGTAATTGCACAGTCGGCCAAATCAAAGTACTTAAGCGCTCGAAGAAAGAAGCGGAAGAAACAGCGCTGAAATATTTGAAGATCGTAGGTATGGATCAATATGTAAACGCTAAGCCACGTCAGCTTTCAGGCGGACAAAAGCAACGTGTAGCAATTGCTCGAGCACTGTCTATGAATCCCGAAGTAATGCTATTTGATGAACCGACATCAGCACTGGACCCAGAAATGGTAGGAGAGGTGCTGAAGGTTATGCGACAATTAGCAGACGCAGGGAATACAATGTTAATTGTGACACATGAAATGGAGTTTGCAAAAGAAGTGGCAGATCGTGTCGTCTTTATGGATAAAGGTGTGATTGTGGAAGAAGGCCCACCATCACAAGTATTAGTCAATCCACAACATGAACGTACGAAAGAGTTTTTAAAACGTACTTTAAAATAA
- a CDS encoding amino acid ABC transporter permease, whose product MSLEWIISIIENNWQMFLRGAYYTLLISIISTIIGAFIGFFIGIMHTIPVRKKGIKFYSLKLINFILTCYVEFFRGTPMIVQAMVVYYGLDIAFGIDMHFITAGILVVSLNTGAYMAEIVRGGIVSIDNGQYEAASAIGMNHFQIMLHVVLPQVARNVLPATGNQLIMNIKDTAVLNVIGVTELFFQTKSISGNNFRYFESFFVACVLYFIMTFTASRILLYVEKRLDGPDAYQKEQKEAV is encoded by the coding sequence ATGAGTCTTGAATGGATAATTTCAATTATTGAAAACAACTGGCAAATGTTTTTACGAGGTGCGTATTATACGTTACTGATTTCGATTATTAGTACAATTATTGGTGCATTCATCGGATTTTTCATCGGAATTATGCATACGATTCCAGTTCGTAAAAAAGGAATAAAATTTTATAGCCTGAAGCTTATTAATTTTATCCTAACATGCTATGTTGAATTTTTCCGTGGTACACCAATGATTGTACAGGCTATGGTTGTCTACTACGGATTAGATATCGCGTTTGGAATTGACATGCATTTTATCACAGCAGGTATTTTAGTCGTTTCTCTTAATACAGGGGCATACATGGCAGAGATTGTGCGTGGTGGGATTGTATCGATTGATAATGGTCAATACGAGGCAGCATCAGCGATTGGGATGAATCACTTCCAAATCATGCTTCACGTAGTCCTGCCGCAAGTAGCACGTAACGTTTTACCAGCAACAGGTAACCAACTAATTATGAATATTAAAGATACAGCCGTATTAAATGTCATCGGCGTAACAGAGTTATTCTTCCAAACAAAATCAATTTCAGGTAACAACTTCCGTTATTTTGAATCGTTCTTTGTCGCATGTGTTCTTTATTTCATTATGACATTTACCGCATCTCGCATCCTTCTATATGTTGAAAAACGTTTGGATGGACCGGATGCCTATCAAAAAGAACAAAAAGAAGCAGTATAG
- the tnpA gene encoding IS200/IS605 family transposase, whose product MDNKSLAHTTWNCKYHIVFAPKYRRQIIYGKIKADIGRILRQLCERKGVEIIEATACPDHIHMLVSIPPKISVSSFVGYLKGKISLMIFDRHANLKYKYGNRKFWCRGYYVDTVGRNRKIIQEYIKNQLQEDILEDQMTMKEFIDPFTGEEIQAKKRK is encoded by the coding sequence ATGGATAATAAAAGTTTAGCACACACGACATGGAATTGTAAGTATCACATCGTCTTTGCGCCAAAATATAGAAGGCAGATTATTTATGGAAAAATCAAAGCAGATATAGGTAGAATTCTTCGCCAGTTATGTGAAAGAAAAGGAGTAGAAATCATTGAAGCTACAGCTTGTCCTGATCATATTCATATGTTGGTGAGTATTCCACCAAAAATAAGTGTTTCATCGTTTGTAGGTTATTTGAAAGGGAAGATTAGTTTAATGATATTCGATCGGCATGCGAACCTGAAATACAAATATGGAAATAGGAAGTTTTGGTGTCGCGGATATTATGTAGATACAGTAGGTCGAAACAGAAAAATCATACAGGAATATATAAAAAATCAATTGCAAGAGGATATTCTTGAGGATCAAATGACTATGAAAGAATTCATTGATCCATTTACAGGAGAAGAAATACAAGCAAAAAAGCGAAAATAA
- a CDS encoding DUF6501 family protein: MLHLKWKDAPTLRTVTCKHTNASKYLVSNVLTVGKEYEVKNETEEFIFIIDNTGNVGGYYKDYFE, from the coding sequence ATGTTACATTTAAAATGGAAAGATGCGCCAACATTACGAACGGTTACCTGCAAACATACAAATGCATCGAAATACTTAGTGTCCAACGTCTTAACAGTAGGTAAAGAATATGAAGTAAAAAACGAAACAGAAGAATTCATTTTTATTATCGACAACACAGGTAATGTCGGCGGCTATTATAAGGATTATTTCGAATAA